The following proteins are co-located in the Vigna unguiculata cultivar IT97K-499-35 chromosome 9, ASM411807v1, whole genome shotgun sequence genome:
- the LOC114196283 gene encoding uncharacterized protein At4g00950-like isoform X1, with the protein MMESDSEKKCDHVHEPTYKPTKLPLLISRPSIAPGTPPPPSPPQTTISVPFQWEEAPGKPRHSHTESEPDNSVKKTLELPPRLLFLLDTNVDGPSHTTVLDGPYVGRAVSFTTSYRTPRGYWNSNFGSSRWSGYKKITTDDGEGSFDFSPHCSSTTMPNVKITRVPRRGTFWTLSKQRSQLWASIYESFKQVVPWKRKQQTQKKCASKFDTV; encoded by the exons ATGATGGAGTCAGACTCGGAGAAGAAGTGTGATCATGTTCACGAACCAACCTACAAGCCGACAAAACTCCCTCTCTTAATCTCGCGGCCAAGCATAGCGCCGGGCACTCCTCCTCCGCCGTCGCCGCCGCAGACCACCATTTCGGTTCCTTTCCAGTGGGAGGAAGCACCGGGGAAGCCCAGGCATTCCCACACCGAATCGGAGCCCGACAACAGTGTTAAAAAAACACTGGAGCTGCCTCCGAggttgttgtttttgttggaCACCAACGTGGACGGGCCTTCCCATACAACCGTGTTGGATGGGCCTTACGTGGGCCGAGCCGTCTCCTTCACCACCTCCTATAGGACTCCCAGGGGTTACTGGAATTCCAACTTTGGCTCCTCCAGATGGAGCGGCTACAAGAAGATTACCACCGACGACGGCGAGGGCAGTTTTGACTTTTCACCTCACTGTTCTTCCACTACAATGCCAAACGTCAAGATCACAAGGGTTCCCAGAAGAGGAACCTTCTGGACTCTGTCCAAGCAAAGGTCACAGTTGTGG GCAAGCATTTATGAAAGCTTTAAGCAAGTGGTCCCATGGAAACGCAAGCAACAAACGCAGAAAAAATGTGCTTCCAAATTCGACACTGTTTGA
- the LOC114196283 gene encoding uncharacterized protein At4g00950-like isoform X2 produces the protein MMESDSEKKCDHVHEPTYKPTKLPLLISRPSIAPGTPPPPSPPQTTISVPFQWEEAPGKPRHSHTESEPDNSVKKTLELPPRLLFLLDTNVDGPSHTTVLDGPYVGRAVSFTTSYRTPRGYWNSNFGSSRWSGYKKITTDDGEGSFDFSPHCSSTTMPNVKITRVPRRGTFWTLSKQRSQLWISLLLAIEKFLLAMGKKQKTF, from the exons ATGATGGAGTCAGACTCGGAGAAGAAGTGTGATCATGTTCACGAACCAACCTACAAGCCGACAAAACTCCCTCTCTTAATCTCGCGGCCAAGCATAGCGCCGGGCACTCCTCCTCCGCCGTCGCCGCCGCAGACCACCATTTCGGTTCCTTTCCAGTGGGAGGAAGCACCGGGGAAGCCCAGGCATTCCCACACCGAATCGGAGCCCGACAACAGTGTTAAAAAAACACTGGAGCTGCCTCCGAggttgttgtttttgttggaCACCAACGTGGACGGGCCTTCCCATACAACCGTGTTGGATGGGCCTTACGTGGGCCGAGCCGTCTCCTTCACCACCTCCTATAGGACTCCCAGGGGTTACTGGAATTCCAACTTTGGCTCCTCCAGATGGAGCGGCTACAAGAAGATTACCACCGACGACGGCGAGGGCAGTTTTGACTTTTCACCTCACTGTTCTTCCACTACAATGCCAAACGTCAAGATCACAAGGGTTCCCAGAAGAGGAACCTTCTGGACTCTGTCCAAGCAAAGGTCACAGTTGTGG ATATCCCTGCTACTTGCGATCGAGAAATTCTTGTTGGCTAtgggaaaaaaacaaaaaacattttga
- the LOC114196283 gene encoding uncharacterized protein At4g00950-like isoform X3: MMESDSEKKCDHVHEPTYKPTKLPLLISRPSIAPGTPPPPSPPQTTISVPFQWEEAPGKPRHSHTESEPDNSVKKTLELPPRLLFLLDTNVDGPSHTTVLDGPYVGRAVSFTTSYRTPRGYWNSNFGSSRWSGYKKITTDDGEGSFDFSPHCSSTTMPNVKITRVPRRGTFWTLSKQRSQLWSLKGTCYPNHAYIKQSQLRY, encoded by the exons ATGATGGAGTCAGACTCGGAGAAGAAGTGTGATCATGTTCACGAACCAACCTACAAGCCGACAAAACTCCCTCTCTTAATCTCGCGGCCAAGCATAGCGCCGGGCACTCCTCCTCCGCCGTCGCCGCCGCAGACCACCATTTCGGTTCCTTTCCAGTGGGAGGAAGCACCGGGGAAGCCCAGGCATTCCCACACCGAATCGGAGCCCGACAACAGTGTTAAAAAAACACTGGAGCTGCCTCCGAggttgttgtttttgttggaCACCAACGTGGACGGGCCTTCCCATACAACCGTGTTGGATGGGCCTTACGTGGGCCGAGCCGTCTCCTTCACCACCTCCTATAGGACTCCCAGGGGTTACTGGAATTCCAACTTTGGCTCCTCCAGATGGAGCGGCTACAAGAAGATTACCACCGACGACGGCGAGGGCAGTTTTGACTTTTCACCTCACTGTTCTTCCACTACAATGCCAAACGTCAAGATCACAAGGGTTCCCAGAAGAGGAACCTTCTGGACTCTGTCCAAGCAAAGGTCACAGTTGTGG TCGCTTAAAGGTACATGTTATCCAAATCATGCATACATAAAGCAGAGCCAGCTAAGGTATTAG